A single genomic interval of Dyella sp. GSA-30 harbors:
- the argS gene encoding arginine--tRNA ligase has translation MKEQLRELLLQAIRTLQTNSTLPAELEVPAFVIERTRNRDHGDFAANAAMLLAKPAGAKPREVAQKLVEALSPELMQQLRVDRVEIAGPGFINFYLGAGMAAVIAERIFKEGAAYGRSQTGAGKTVGVEYVSANPTGPLHVGHGRAAAIGDCLGRVLEATGWQLKREFYYNDAGVQINNLAISTQARARGIAPDQPGWPEDGYRGDYIADVARAYLAGETVVADGHAVVGAKDVENLDAIRQFAVASLRHEQDLDLKAFGVSFDTYFLESSLYSDGKVDETVRELIAHNHTYEEGGALWLRSTDFGDDKDRVMRKSDGTYTYFVPDVAYHLSKWQRGYERAITELGSDHHGSLARVRAGLQALDCGIPKGWPEYVLHQMVTVMRGGEEVKISKRAGSYVTLRDLIEEAGRDATRYFLIARKADSQLVFDIDLARSQTNDNPVYYIQYAHARVCRVLEELAERGLPAVDTQAGIEQLAGLDSEHEQILLTELSRYPEIVEAAATNLEPHLIAQYLRELAGALHSYYHEHKWIVDDAQLRNARITLAVATRQVIRNGLELLGLSAPEKM, from the coding sequence TCACGGCGACTTCGCGGCGAATGCAGCCATGTTGCTGGCCAAGCCGGCCGGCGCCAAGCCGCGCGAAGTGGCCCAGAAGCTGGTCGAGGCGCTCTCGCCCGAATTGATGCAGCAGTTGCGCGTCGATCGGGTCGAGATTGCCGGCCCCGGCTTTATCAATTTCTACCTCGGCGCCGGCATGGCGGCGGTGATCGCCGAGCGCATCTTCAAGGAAGGCGCCGCTTACGGCCGGAGCCAGACCGGCGCCGGCAAGACTGTCGGTGTCGAATACGTGTCGGCCAACCCGACCGGCCCGCTGCATGTCGGCCATGGCCGCGCGGCGGCGATCGGCGATTGCCTGGGCCGCGTACTCGAAGCGACCGGCTGGCAGCTCAAGCGCGAGTTCTATTACAACGACGCGGGCGTGCAGATTAACAATCTGGCGATTTCCACCCAGGCCCGTGCGCGTGGCATCGCCCCCGACCAGCCCGGCTGGCCCGAAGATGGCTATCGCGGCGACTACATCGCCGACGTGGCACGTGCCTATCTGGCCGGCGAGACGGTCGTCGCCGACGGCCACGCGGTCGTCGGCGCCAAGGACGTCGAAAACCTCGATGCGATCCGCCAGTTCGCGGTGGCCTCGCTGCGCCACGAGCAGGATCTGGACCTGAAGGCGTTCGGCGTCAGCTTCGATACCTATTTCCTCGAGTCCTCGCTGTACAGCGACGGCAAGGTGGATGAAACGGTGCGCGAGCTGATCGCCCACAACCACACCTACGAGGAAGGCGGCGCGCTGTGGCTGCGTTCGACCGATTTCGGCGACGACAAAGACCGCGTGATGCGCAAGTCCGACGGCACCTATACCTATTTCGTGCCGGACGTGGCCTACCACCTCAGCAAGTGGCAGCGTGGCTATGAGCGCGCGATCACCGAGCTGGGGTCGGACCATCACGGCAGCCTCGCACGTGTACGTGCCGGCTTGCAGGCGCTCGATTGCGGCATCCCCAAGGGCTGGCCGGAATACGTGCTGCACCAGATGGTGACGGTGATGCGCGGCGGCGAGGAAGTGAAGATTTCCAAGCGCGCCGGCAGCTACGTCACCCTGCGCGACCTGATCGAGGAAGCCGGTCGCGATGCAACCCGGTACTTCCTGATCGCGCGCAAGGCCGACTCGCAGCTGGTGTTCGATATCGACCTTGCGCGTTCGCAGACCAACGACAACCCGGTCTACTACATCCAGTACGCCCATGCGCGCGTCTGCCGCGTGCTGGAAGAACTGGCCGAGCGCGGCCTGCCCGCCGTTGATACGCAGGCGGGCATCGAACAGCTGGCTGGGCTCGACAGCGAGCACGAGCAGATCCTGCTGACCGAACTGTCGCGCTACCCGGAAATCGTCGAGGCGGCGGCAACCAATCTGGAACCGCACCTGATCGCGCAATATCTGCGCGAGCTCGCCGGCGCCCTGCACAGTTACTATCACGAGCACAAATGGATCGTGGACGACGCCCAGCTGCGCAATGCGCGCATCACGCTCGCCGTCGCCACGCGCCAGGTCATCCGTAACGGTTTGGAATTGCTGGGACTCAGTGCCCCGGAGAAGATGTAA